Genomic DNA from Alphaproteobacteria bacterium PA2:
CTGCCCCAGGCGCAGAATGTGGTCGTGGACCGGTTGGCCCGGATATCTGGAGGCGCGTCCCGGGAGACCTACCGGTTCAGGCTGTCCTGGACCGAGGCCGGCGCCGGGCGGTCGCGGGCCCTGATCCTGCGCCGCGATCCCCCCGCCAGCCTGATCGACACCGAGCGCCGGATAGAATTCGAGGCCTATCGCGCCTTCTTTGGCTCCGACGTGCCCGTGCCGGAAATGCTGTGGCTGGAGGAAGAATCGGGGCCCCTGGATCATCCCTTCTTCATCGCCGCGGAGATCGAGGGCTTCCAGGCTGCCCCGGCCCTGCTCTGGACCGAGCCCTATCTGGCCTGCCATCCGAAACTGGCCGACCGGAAGTGGACCATACTGGGCCAGATCGCCCGGGCCGATCCGGAAGCTCTTGGCCTGACCCGGGTGATGGAGCCCGTGGCGCCGGCGGACTGCTGGTCCCGGGAGCTTGGTTACTGGGAACAGGTCCTGGATGAAGATGAGGCCGAGCCCCTGCCGATCATCCGCGCCGCCATCCGCTGGCTGCGCGCCAATCCCCCGCCGCCGCCACAACGCATAACCGTGGTGCATGGCGA
This window encodes:
- a CDS encoding phosphotransferase family protein; protein product: MSLEGRLAAYISGRLPQAQNVVVDRLARISGGASRETYRFRLSWTEAGAGRSRALILRRDPPASLIDTERRIEFEAYRAFFGSDVPVPEMLWLEEESGPLDHPFFIAAEIEGFQAAPALLWTEPYLACHPKLADRKWTILGQIARADPEALGLTRVMEPVAPADCWSRELGYWEQVLDEDEAEPLPIIRAAIRWLRANPPPPPQRITVVHGDYRTGNFLFDTAGEIHGVLDWEMAHLGDPLEDLGWGFNPVWSFGRGQAGGLVPDHQAVAIWERSSGLRADPDALYWWTLFNCVKGQAIWVSSARAWIDGGNREPIMVYPPWALQNAQDRATLKVMGRL